One window of the Eucalyptus grandis isolate ANBG69807.140 chromosome 8, ASM1654582v1, whole genome shotgun sequence genome contains the following:
- the LOC104416544 gene encoding protein FANTASTIC FOUR 2-like encodes MPSSLISIPADSDATAKMKIAASQPGTCAVDSSFLYAFTHAEEKNEGEQGAVYVNPILKCSTSCLSNRSLKMCIESLGNETGSDVGDSKALLPSPGGVSGNHHTAIRMARKRLSRSGSFPPPLTSAGSSMGVQMRSRREGGRLVVEAVAVSSHRSFFHVDRTHGHVRLRFMEESDAPKTIL; translated from the coding sequence ATGCCCTCCAGTCTTATTTCAATTCCCGCCGACTCCGACGCTacggccaagatgaaaattgcgGCGTCCCAGCCAGGCACTTGCGCTGTGGACTCGAGCTTCCTGTATGCTTTCACCCATGCAGAAGAGAAGAACGAGGGCGAGCAAGGCGCCGTCTACGTCAACCCGATCCTGAAATGCTCCACCTCGTGCCTTAGCAACCGGAGCCTCAAGATGTGCATCGAGTCACTTGGAAATGAGACTGGCAGCGATGTTGGTGACAGCAAAGCCCTGCTCCCCTCGCCTGGAGGAGTTAGCGGCAACCATCACACGGCAATTCGGATGGCAAGGAAGAGGCTGAGCAGGAGCGGCTCATTCCCGCCGCCACTGACGTCGGCTGGCAGCTCCATGGGTGTCCAGATGAGGTCCCGCCGGGAGGGGGGAAGGCTAGTGGTGGAGGCAGTGGCAGTGTCGTCCCACCGCAGCTTCTTCCACGTGGACCGGACCCACGGCCACGTCCGGCTTCGCTTCATGGAGGAGAGCGATGCCCCCAAAACCATCTTGTGA